From Hyphomicrobiales bacterium 4NK60-0047b, one genomic window encodes:
- the speE gene encoding polyamine aminopropyltransferase, with protein MEERWIEETLHSEWRTRLKADKILFEKETEHQHLVIFDNKVFGRVMMLDHIVQLTTGDEFIYHEMMAHVPLTALEALEPETKKSVLIIGGGDGGVLREVLRHPSVERAVLCEIDASVIDMCREYFPGVSNGAFDDPRVEIVIADGTKYVREQKDTFDVIMVDSTDPIGPGAVLFTKEFYGDCKTALKEGGVMLTQNGLPFMQPDELSQSVRFFRELGFAESSAFVATTPGYFGGPMSQGWASKRAGLKAVSIEQLREKFEVLDIEMRYYSPEVHFGAFALPRYIAELVE; from the coding sequence ATGGAAGAACGTTGGATTGAAGAGACGCTCCACTCTGAATGGAGAACCCGTTTAAAAGCCGATAAAATTCTTTTTGAAAAGGAAACGGAGCACCAGCATTTGGTCATTTTTGATAATAAAGTTTTTGGACGTGTGATGATGCTTGACCATATTGTGCAGCTCACTACAGGGGATGAATTTATCTATCATGAGATGATGGCTCATGTGCCGCTTACTGCGCTTGAAGCTTTAGAGCCGGAGACGAAAAAATCGGTTCTCATTATTGGCGGTGGTGATGGTGGTGTTTTGCGTGAGGTGTTGCGTCACCCTTCAGTTGAACGGGCGGTGCTTTGTGAAATTGACGCTAGCGTTATTGACATGTGTAGGGAATATTTCCCTGGCGTTTCAAATGGGGCTTTTGATGACCCCCGCGTTGAGATCGTGATTGCTGATGGCACGAAGTATGTGCGTGAGCAAAAAGATACCTTTGATGTAATTATGGTTGATTCAACCGATCCAATTGGGCCAGGGGCTGTGCTTTTTACCAAAGAGTTTTACGGGGATTGCAAGACAGCGCTTAAAGAGGGCGGCGTGATGCTTACGCAAAATGGTTTGCCTTTTATGCAGCCTGATGAGCTGTCACAATCTGTTCGGTTTTTCCGGGAGCTTGGGTTTGCAGAGAGCTCGGCTTTTGTTGCTACAACGCCGGGGTATTTTGGCGGGCCGATGTCTCAAGGCTGGGCCTCTAAACGGGCTGGGTTAAAAGCTGTTTCAATTGAGCAGCTTCGAGAAAAGTTTGAAGTGCTTGATATTGAAATGCGTTATTACTCACCTGAGGTGCATTTCGGCGCGTTTGCTTTGCCGCGTTATATTGCTGAACTGGTTGAGTGA